The sequence below is a genomic window from Nostoc flagelliforme CCNUN1.
CAAAAATAGCACCGGATCTGGTTTACTCGGCCCCTCATCTACTCCCATTTCCAACTCGATATAATCACTTAATTGGTGATTCTTTACAAAGTTATGTACTTCATCAGTTGTTGCAGCTGAGAGAATACCGAGTTTCAAACCCCCTTTCTGTAGGTATTTCAACAAGTCTAAGCTACCCACAAACAAGGGTGAAGGAGTTTTTTCAATGTATTTTTCCGCTTCATCCAAAGCTTGACGGGCTATTTTTAAGGATTCAAACCATCCTCTACCTGTTTCGGCAATATATGCCGCAGCCGCAACTTCTGTTTCACGGCGACTCGCTACCGATATCAAACCCGCCGGATCTAGAATATTCCCATTGATGCCAAATGCCATTAATAGCGGTTCTCCAATACCGGGAACTTGAGCGTCTATTAACCTGGCTGCTCTTTGTGCGAGCGATCGCAAATACGTTTCTGAATCTTCTAAAGTACCATTTTTGTCAAACAAAATTGCCTGGATATTATCAAAAGTGATGTTTCTACATTTAATAGTTGCCACAATACTTCATTCCATTTATATAGTTAAAAGTGAAGAGTTATGAGTTTTTATACTTAACTCCTAAGCGTTACCAATTTTCCACATAAAAAAAGGGGGAAAAACCCTCTTTATACAATTATTTAATACTCTTACTTAAAAAGAAGTAAAACTATAAATGTATTATTCTTCAATAGCTGCTGGAATTCCTTCTTCAGTTTCCGTGGCTGCTGGAATATCTTCTTCAGTTTCCGCAACTACTGAAATATCTTCGTCAAGTTCTGCTGCTGGTGGAATATCTTCGTCAAGTTCTGCTGCTGGTGGAATATCTTCTTCTGCTACAACTTCAGCAGCAGGAGCAGCAGTAGCACCTTGTTGCTTGGCTAACAGCTGTTCACGATACTTAGCAGCCATTTCTTCTGCTTTATCGTAGACCAAATCCCGGTTTTTAATCATGTCGCCGGGTTCGGGTTCTAGCTGCTTGGTAGATAGGGAAATTCGGCCCCTTTCTGCATCCAAGTCAATGATCATAACTTTTACTTCATCATTGACATTGAACACGCTATGAGGTGTATCAATATGTTCGTGGGAAATTTCAGAAATGTGCAGTAGACCACTGACGCCGCCAATGTCGATGAAAGCACCGTAAGGTTTGATCCCACGAACTGTACCAATTACTACTTCGCCGACTTCTAGGCGGTTCATCTTACGTTCAACTAGCGCCCGACGGTGAGATAGAACTAAGCGGTTACGTTCTTCATCCACCTCAAGGAATTTCAATGGCAAATCTTCGCCTACCAATTCTTCTTTAGGTTTGCGGGTACTGATATGGGAACCGGGGATAAAGCCACGTAATCCCTCAATCCGTACCAATGCTCCACCACGATTGGTTGCAAATACGCCAGAACGCACAGTAGCATCTTCTGCTTGCAGCTGTCGCACGCGCTCCCAAGCCCGCATATACTCAATACGGCGAATGGAAAGGGTTAATTGACCATCTTCGTTTTCATCGGTAAGGATGAAAAATTCCCGCGTTTCGTTTGACTGTAAGACTTCTTCCGGGCTATCTACCCGGTTAATAGACATTTCTTGTATAGGAATATATGCTGCGGTTTTAGCACCAATGTCAATCAGAGCGCCGCGCGGCTCTATACTGAAAACTGTTCCTGGGACAACATCACCAGGGCTAAAATGATAATCGTATTTGTCAAGTAGAGCAGCGAAATCTTCGTGAGTGAATCCAATTTCTGTAGCGGTTAAATTCTGATTGACCATGCTGATTTGTTCCTGGTTCTAGTCTCCGTAAAGGTTGTGCGACAAGCGCGATGTGTTATGCAAACACTTTTATGGCAGCTTACATTAACATCCATTTTCATCCTAGCGCAGAAAAGCTAGTATTAACACATATCTACTCCCAAGATTGGAAATTATATCACAATATAAAAAATGATTGGTTATTTGCTTAGTAGTTAGAACCAACAAAGGACAGACACGATAGTATCCGTTGCTACTATTATTAGTAGCAACGGATACTAAGATTAAATCCGCTTAAAGGTCTGGTATATAGGATCTACTTATCTTTTGGTTTCTCAAAGCGAGGGGGTTCGCGAAATGCGATCGCAAAGAAGAGAGTACCTATACACAGAGTAAAAATCAAGATGTACGCAACGCTTTCCATATTACGATTTCCTGCCTATAGAGCCAGTAATTAAAGTTTTTAGTGCTGAGTCAGAGCCTTAACTCATAACTCAGCACTGAAATTATAGAGCTTCTTTCCGGCGGGTTGACTTGTCACCCACTTTCTGGAATAGACCCCACTCAACTTGCTCTTCTAGATCGGCATCAACACCAGCAAATACGTCTCGGTAGATTGTCCGAGAGCCATGCCAGAGGTGACCAAAGAAGAACAAGAGAGCAAATACTGCATGTCCAAAGGTAAACCAACCTCTAGGACTGGTGCGGAATACACCATCAGAATTCAAGGTTTCTCGGTCAAATTCAAAGATTTCACCGCCTTGAGCTTTCCGGGCATATTTCTTCACATCAGCTGGTTCTGTAAAGGTTTTACCATTCAGATTGCCACCATAGAAGCTGACAGTGACACCAGATTGCTCGAAGCTATACTTAGATTCTGCCCGACGGAAGGGAATGTCAGCGCGGACAATTCCATCTGCATCGGTCAAAATTACTGGGAAGGTTTCAAAGAAGTTGGGGAGACGACGCACGGTCAATTCCCGCCCTTCAGAATCTTTGAATACGGCGTGACCTTGCCAAGACTGAGCAATGCCATCACCCTTGACCATCGGTCCTGTACGGAATAGACCGCCTTTAGCGGGGCTATTACCAACGTAATCATAGAAAGCCAGCTTTTCGGGAATCTGCGACCAAGCTTGTTCAAGGGTTGCACCTTGAGCAACGCTAGTTTGGACGCGCTGCTGAATTTCTTGACGGAAGTAGCCTTGATCCCATTGATAACGGGTTGGGCCAAACAATTCGATGGGAGTGGCGGCGTTACCGTACCACATAGTACCTGCAACAACGAAAGCAGCAAAGAAAACTGCTGCGATACTGCTAGAAAGTACTGTTTCAATGTTACCCATCCGTAGAGCTTTGTAGAGCCGTTCGGGGGTCTTACTGTGAGGTGGAATAAGCCTGCAATAATACCAACAACGCCAGCAGCAATGTGGTGAGCCACAATCCCACCAGGGTTGTATGGGTTAAAACCATCTGGGCCCCATTCTGGTGCGACTGCTTGCGCGGCTCCAGTTATACCGTAGGGGTCAGTAACCCACATGCCTGGGCCAAATAGTCCGGTGAGGTGAAAAGCACCAAATCCAAAACAAAGTAGACCAGATAAGAACAGGTGAATGCCAAACATTTTTGGCAAGTCTAGGGCAGGTTCACCAGTACGGGGATCTCTAAAGAGTTCCAAATCCCAATAAACCCAGTGCCAAACGGCAGCTAGGAACAAAAGACCGGAAAGAACGATGTGAGCTGCTGCAACGCCTTCAAATGACCAGAAACCAGGATCGGTTGCTGGACCACCAGTAACGTTCCAACCACCCCAAGATTGAGTGACGCCCAAACGTGACATGAAGGGTAGAACGAACATCCCTTGACGCCACATCGGATTGAGAACCGGATCGCTAGGGTCAAAAACAGCCAGTTCGTAGAGTGCCATCGAACCAGCCCAGCCTGCTACTAAGGCTGTGTGCATTAAGTGTACAGAAATCAGCCGTCCTGGATCATTCAGAACGACTGTATGTACTCGGTACCAGGGTAGTCCCATCGACTACGCTCCTCCTCGATGAGTTAGTTTACAAAGCAATTTTCTTACTGAGATTCTAAGGAACGAAACTCGCCACTCAGAAAACTCTCTCTTGTTTTTTGTTATTGCCAGAGCCAGAGCCTTACCACAGCTTAGTCTTATAAGTTAGACAGCGCGGTTGCTTTGGCAATGCTTACTCGCTTCGGGAGGTTTACCTTGTAGGGTAGCCACCGCAAGCAAAAATGAGAATGTTTTAAAAAGTGTAACTATTGATGGAATTGTTTGCAAGCGTGTAAATTGATGCGATCGCGTAGCATGTCCAAGTTTTTTCGCTACCAATCGCTGTCGGGGATTAAATTTTCTTATCTTTTCTTTATGAGGGGAGTAAGGAGCAGGGAGCAGCGGGAGAATTCCTCTCCTCTGTACCCATACCCCAAGCCCTACTATCTACTGAACTACCAAGTGGATGTTTTGTAATTGACATTTCGTCTCAGCCGTACCCAGGCGTTCAATTACCTGTTCAGCGCTCATCAGACGCTTGAGTACTACTTGACCTATGGTCTGACTGCCAATTACTGGTGTTGTTGGCTTCACTTCCACGGTTAAAACGGCTTCTTCAACTCGATAAAGCCATAGCAATTCGTTTTGTTCCACTAAACAAATATTCATTCGCTGAATATCTGGTTGGCGTCGCCATGCGGTTATTTGCCAGAGTCCATCAGATGCCCAGACTCTAGCAACTGCCCATCCCTCAGATAGAAAGAAATACTTCACGTTTTTAGTCTCACTATTAGACTTTCAATCTGCTGTTTCCAATATCGCGATCGCTTTCTTCGCTGATGTATAAACACTAGATTTGCTAAGTAAAACCATGTAGCCGTT
It includes:
- a CDS encoding photosystem II reaction center protein T; protein product: MESVAYILIFTLCIGTLFFAIAFREPPRFEKPKDK
- a CDS encoding HAD family hydrolase, translated to MATIKCRNITFDNIQAILFDKNGTLEDSETYLRSLAQRAARLIDAQVPGIGEPLLMAFGINGNILDPAGLISVASRRETEVAAAAYIAETGRGWFESLKIARQALDEAEKYIEKTPSPLFVGSLDLLKYLQKGGLKLGILSAATTDEVHNFVKNHQLSDYIELEMGVDEGPSKPDPVLFLQACQALGVEPGATLMVGDSVGDMQMARDAKAAGCIGITWVGKSDNVRGADVAINQLDEIQILED
- a CDS encoding 30S ribosomal protein S1; protein product: MVNQNLTATEIGFTHEDFAALLDKYDYHFSPGDVVPGTVFSIEPRGALIDIGAKTAAYIPIQEMSINRVDSPEEVLQSNETREFFILTDENEDGQLTLSIRRIEYMRAWERVRQLQAEDATVRSGVFATNRGGALVRIEGLRGFIPGSHISTRKPKEELVGEDLPLKFLEVDEERNRLVLSHRRALVERKMNRLEVGEVVIGTVRGIKPYGAFIDIGGVSGLLHISEISHEHIDTPHSVFNVNDEVKVMIIDLDAERGRISLSTKQLEPEPGDMIKNRDLVYDKAEEMAAKYREQLLAKQQGATAAPAAEVVAEEDIPPAAELDEDIPPAAELDEDISVVAETEEDIPAATETEEGIPAAIEE